A window of the Terriglobia bacterium genome harbors these coding sequences:
- a CDS encoding Rne/Rng family ribonuclease, which translates to MSKELFVSSTPHETKVAIVEEDQLAEIYFERENEYTLAGSVYKGKVTRVLPGMQSAFVDVGLERDAFLYVTDFLEEQEDQEEFERIVTEAQDEAGHGPRPVETMPSSATILPPAEPVESKAHIEAEARPAQPQPQHERQDGNDRNGGRWRNRRRRGRRGGRGIPDSKFVPEEQRTEPVAEREGEAPPRPQPPARPQPPRFGPPAGFQPIILPGESISKYRNLQPQPPTAAGETEREAESPAAQPESIPETFEHKRSAAQAEAAQHAPETDSTVSATHHDEPMAFGAAAVTEPHREERGEHHVEPQLANQAEERFDRMNVASVFGGEAAEEETSETAETPEPARAEVRGEEPRPAAFTPGHGVIEEEEIEEEEADPRSFAEDFEDADYEELEEETLEREGGQPHNAATVDIGEEVKLHTAESLAEGEYEENGEEAEGEEEEFEEAEAGVSAEGAEQEEEGARAELRAPTGTAGYQQRTTERPGFDRRRGRGRRGGKRMGGGPRRNIQRGPQPQISELLKEGQEILVQIAKEPIGKKGARITSHIALPGRYLVFMPTVNHIGVSRKIASDEERQRLKRILQSEHQGPGGFIVRTAAAGASEDDLRADVRFLINLWTEIRHRADDAKAPALIYHDLNLVERILRDQVTQNFSQIWVDSEQEYERVLRFANRFQPALVRRVKLYSKSTPLFEQVNIQDELNKALKSKVWLKSGGSIVINQTEALVAIDINTGKYVGRTARLEDTIVKTNVDAIKEIVRQIRLRDLGGIIVIDFIDMDERRNRQKVMQALEEELRHDRAPSKVLQFNDFGLVAITRKRVKQSLERTLGQPCTYCTGTGLIKSVSTICNEIYVEMRKISKQLERSDVLLRVNPEVAKALKANNAKWVAELEELTGRTVIVKSDALIHQEQFDIN; encoded by the coding sequence ATGTCGAAAGAACTATTCGTCTCTTCGACGCCACATGAGACCAAAGTGGCGATCGTCGAAGAAGACCAGCTGGCAGAAATCTATTTCGAGCGTGAGAACGAGTACACGCTCGCCGGATCCGTTTACAAGGGCAAGGTCACGCGCGTGCTTCCGGGCATGCAGTCGGCGTTCGTGGACGTCGGCCTGGAGCGCGACGCTTTCCTGTACGTCACCGACTTCCTGGAAGAGCAGGAAGACCAGGAAGAGTTCGAGCGCATCGTCACGGAGGCGCAAGACGAGGCGGGGCACGGGCCGCGCCCGGTAGAGACCATGCCCAGCTCCGCTACGATCCTCCCGCCTGCCGAGCCGGTGGAGTCAAAGGCGCACATCGAAGCCGAAGCCAGGCCGGCGCAGCCTCAACCGCAACACGAACGCCAGGATGGCAACGACCGCAACGGCGGGCGCTGGCGCAACCGTCGCCGCCGCGGTCGCCGCGGCGGGCGCGGCATCCCCGATTCCAAGTTCGTGCCCGAGGAGCAGCGAACGGAGCCGGTAGCAGAGCGCGAGGGGGAAGCGCCGCCTCGTCCTCAGCCCCCAGCGCGGCCGCAGCCGCCACGGTTTGGCCCTCCCGCTGGGTTTCAGCCGATCATTCTGCCCGGCGAGTCCATCTCAAAGTACAGGAACCTTCAGCCCCAGCCGCCTACCGCGGCCGGTGAGACCGAGCGAGAGGCTGAGTCGCCGGCGGCGCAGCCCGAATCCATCCCCGAGACCTTCGAGCACAAGCGCAGCGCTGCTCAGGCGGAAGCCGCCCAGCATGCGCCGGAGACCGATTCAACCGTTAGCGCGACGCACCACGACGAGCCGATGGCCTTCGGCGCGGCTGCCGTTACGGAGCCTCACCGCGAAGAGCGCGGAGAGCACCATGTCGAGCCGCAGCTCGCCAACCAGGCCGAAGAAAGATTCGACCGGATGAACGTCGCCTCGGTTTTCGGCGGTGAAGCGGCCGAGGAGGAAACGTCCGAGACGGCCGAGACTCCCGAGCCGGCCCGCGCTGAAGTCCGCGGCGAAGAGCCGCGCCCGGCCGCTTTCACGCCCGGACACGGCGTCATCGAGGAAGAGGAGATCGAAGAAGAAGAGGCGGATCCCCGCAGTTTCGCCGAAGATTTTGAAGACGCCGACTACGAGGAACTCGAAGAAGAGACGCTGGAACGCGAAGGCGGCCAGCCGCACAACGCTGCGACCGTGGACATCGGCGAAGAAGTGAAACTACACACCGCCGAGTCGTTGGCCGAGGGCGAGTACGAGGAGAATGGCGAAGAGGCCGAGGGCGAGGAAGAAGAGTTCGAGGAAGCGGAAGCCGGGGTCTCCGCCGAAGGCGCCGAGCAGGAGGAAGAAGGCGCGCGCGCCGAATTGCGCGCTCCCACCGGCACCGCCGGCTACCAGCAGCGCACCACCGAGCGGCCCGGCTTCGACCGCCGTCGCGGGAGAGGACGCCGCGGCGGAAAACGCATGGGCGGCGGACCTCGCCGCAACATCCAGCGCGGCCCGCAGCCGCAGATCAGCGAGCTGCTCAAGGAAGGCCAGGAGATCCTGGTGCAGATCGCCAAGGAACCCATCGGCAAGAAGGGCGCGCGCATCACCAGCCACATCGCATTGCCGGGACGCTACCTGGTCTTCATGCCGACCGTGAACCACATCGGCGTCTCGCGCAAGATCGCCTCCGACGAGGAGCGGCAGCGCCTGAAGCGGATTCTTCAATCCGAACACCAGGGCCCGGGCGGCTTCATCGTGCGCACCGCGGCCGCGGGCGCCAGCGAAGACGATCTGCGTGCCGACGTGCGCTTCCTCATCAACCTGTGGACGGAGATCCGCCACCGTGCCGACGATGCCAAGGCGCCGGCGCTGATCTACCACGACCTCAACCTGGTAGAGCGCATCCTGCGCGACCAGGTCACGCAGAACTTCTCCCAGATCTGGGTGGACTCGGAGCAGGAGTACGAGCGCGTGCTGCGCTTCGCCAACCGCTTCCAGCCCGCCCTGGTGCGCCGCGTCAAGTTGTACAGTAAAAGCACGCCGCTGTTCGAGCAGGTGAACATCCAGGACGAACTCAACAAGGCCCTGAAGTCGAAGGTGTGGCTGAAGTCGGGCGGCTCCATCGTCATCAACCAGACCGAGGCGCTGGTGGCCATCGACATCAACACCGGCAAGTACGTGGGCCGGACGGCACGCCTCGAAGACACCATCGTCAAGACCAACGTCGACGCCATCAAGGAGATCGTGCGGCAGATCCGGCTGCGCGACTTGGGCGGCATCATCGTCATCGACTTCATTGACATGGACGAGCGCCGCAACCGGCAGAAGGTCATGCAGGCCCTCGAAGAAGAACTGCGCCACGACCGCGCGCCCTCGAAGGTGCTCCAGTTCAACGATTTCGGACTGGTCGCCATCACCCGCAAGCGGGTCAAGCAGTCGCTGGAGCGCACCCTCGGCCAGCCCTGCACCTACTGCACGGGCACGGGCCTGATCAAGTCGGTCAGCACCATCTGCAACGAGATCTATGTGGAGATGCGCAAGATCTCGAAGCAACTGGAGCGCTCCGACGTGCTCCTGCGCGTCAATCCCGAGGTGGCCAAGGCTCTCAAAGCCAACAACGCAAAGTGGGTCGCGGAACTCGAGGAACTGACCGGACGCACGGTGATCGTGAAGAGCGATGCGCTGATCCACCAGGAGCAGTTCGACATCAATTGA
- a CDS encoding TIGR00730 family Rossman fold protein, whose translation MKRICVFCGSNLGARAAYRQAAEQLGRALVARRIGLVYGGGNIGLMGVLADTVLDGGGEVMGVIPHALVAREVAHKGLTKLHIVESMHERKQLMADLSDAFIALPGGFGTFEEFCEAVTWSQLGIHKKPCGLLNVEGYFDPLVALFDHAVQEHFLHPLNRALVLESRTPEDLLEALAAWKPKPVEKWIDRAER comes from the coding sequence GTGAAACGCATCTGCGTCTTCTGCGGTTCCAACCTCGGCGCCAGGGCTGCCTACCGTCAGGCTGCCGAACAACTGGGGCGCGCACTGGTGGCGCGCAGGATCGGACTCGTCTACGGCGGCGGGAACATCGGCCTGATGGGCGTGCTCGCCGACACCGTGCTCGACGGCGGCGGCGAAGTGATGGGCGTGATCCCTCACGCGCTGGTGGCGCGCGAAGTGGCGCACAAGGGCCTCACGAAACTTCACATCGTCGAGTCCATGCACGAGCGCAAGCAGCTTATGGCCGACCTCTCCGACGCTTTCATTGCGCTGCCCGGCGGCTTCGGCACCTTCGAGGAGTTCTGCGAGGCGGTCACCTGGTCACAACTGGGCATCCACAAGAAGCCCTGCGGCCTGCTCAACGTCGAGGGCTACTTCGATCCGCTGGTCGCGCTCTTCGATCACGCGGTCCAAGAGCACTTCCTCCATCCACTGAACCGCGCCCTGGTGCTGGAATCGCGGACGCCAGAGGACCTTCTCGAAGCGCTCGCCGCATGGAAGCCGAAGCCGGTCGAAAAATGGATCGACCGAGCAGAACGATAA
- a CDS encoding DNA cytosine methyltransferase: protein MRRLKAIDLFAGCGGLTLGLKRAGFRVVGAVEIDKTAADTYAKNHPEVRLWTDDIKKITTAEVRRKLNLKAGQLDLLAGCPPCQGFSSMRRLNGGRIVRDRKNALILDFLRMVRGLCPKAVMLENVPHLAHSRRFARFCRQLRQLGYNVDYAVLDAADYGVPQRRRRVICFGLRSGEVDFASPSRGDKTVVDAIGHLPLPRRSHDPIHNVAEHRSKQVRDMIRRIPKNGGSRSDLGAKAQLRCHRDCDGFKDVYGRMAWRSIAPTITTGCFNPSKGRFLHPSQNRCITMREAALLQTFPRRYYFPADAGKVKLAVLIGNALPPEFIRRHAVQLKKSLTRR, encoded by the coding sequence ATGCGACGGCTGAAGGCAATCGATTTGTTCGCTGGATGCGGCGGGCTAACCCTTGGTCTGAAACGCGCGGGTTTTCGCGTGGTCGGCGCCGTAGAAATCGACAAGACGGCCGCCGACACGTACGCGAAGAATCATCCCGAGGTGCGACTCTGGACTGACGACATAAAGAAGATCACCACGGCCGAGGTGCGCAGGAAACTTAACCTTAAGGCGGGCCAACTCGATCTCCTCGCCGGCTGCCCCCCGTGCCAGGGCTTTTCTTCGATGCGGAGGCTTAACGGAGGCCGTATCGTGCGCGACCGAAAGAATGCACTCATTCTCGATTTTCTCCGCATGGTTCGAGGCCTTTGTCCCAAGGCTGTAATGCTGGAAAACGTGCCGCATCTCGCGCACAGTCGTAGGTTTGCTCGATTCTGCCGGCAGCTTCGCCAGCTCGGCTACAACGTAGACTACGCCGTGCTGGACGCAGCGGATTATGGAGTGCCACAACGCAGACGGCGTGTGATCTGCTTCGGACTGCGGAGCGGAGAAGTGGATTTCGCCAGTCCCTCCCGCGGTGACAAAACAGTTGTAGACGCTATCGGGCATCTTCCCTTGCCAAGGCGAAGCCATGACCCAATCCATAATGTTGCTGAACACCGCAGCAAGCAGGTGCGTGACATGATTCGCAGGATACCCAAGAATGGCGGCAGCCGCTCCGATCTGGGAGCGAAAGCCCAGCTTAGGTGTCACCGCGACTGCGACGGGTTTAAAGATGTGTACGGCAGGATGGCATGGCGAAGTATCGCCCCGACAATCACGACCGGATGCTTTAACCCTTCTAAGGGGAGATTTTTGCACCCGTCTCAAAACCGTTGCATCACTATGCGCGAGGCGGCCCTACTACAAACATTCCCACGCCGCTATTACTTTCCTGCCGACGCTGGGAAGGTGAAGCTCGCCGTACTCATCGGGAACGCTCTACCACCGGAATTCATCAGGAGACATGCGGTCCAGCTCAAAAAGTCGCTGACGCGCAGGTAA
- a CDS encoding ATP-dependent helicase: MPITYTPEQLNAIGHRGGNLLIIACAGSGKTEVISRRIAQLVQEGADRRSIVAFTFTEKAAAALKARIRKHLEELLPADPSLGDMYVGTIHSFCLQVLKELDPSYRNFEVIDEVRQAALICTHFNDANGRGLGLDHLRHLVRTNGFFDTIRAFTRSLTAIHLESIDIRHLGDAHLREAVERYNNLTRQRPNYYLDFDGIIDEAVRKLRTDPEALRTANNRFKHVVVDEYQDIDPRQEELITLLSRRADSLCVVGDDDQSIYGWRGADITNILNFHRRHAPVRRIQLVDNFRSTHAVVEVANAAVRRLGTRLDKAMVARHWERQGQDDILVETMAEHGDVHRQTFATEAEEAGYVADRILAHRGSALGSGEHARGLDWGDMAILLRSVRTSAHTFVEELSRRRIPHVVKGTAGLFDHREVQLVQAVFCFLAGMDFSRRSDGNFVQLDERQTREFIRTTLEAMRDEGDAPNSDSARFLEWLAARRRLLQQAALPRDRRPARVARRIYPQTIFHEMLEALGTNRGPTAWPDQILFNLGRFSNLLTQYEAVHQWVTPGLLFGLNIFLNGWASGTADEGGQDDPTVVNAIQILTIHAAKGLEWPVVFIPSVCSRRFPSSMRTRGTEVLLNPAEYNAQRYIGGDDGERRLWYVALTRCQKFLHVTSVDRRNCRPTEFHREIRHDYVRDDGVDPSAPRPVLPPRRPIETEYLPTSYSDLNYFWECPFDYRLRKLMGFGPTIGQEFGYGEQIHNLLAAIHERARTGPVTREWVEQLVDTRFNLRYTRDEPLDRMRDAAKRTLVGYVTQFPDVANLVFEAEKPFEFMLEDALVTGTIDLLERVEGAAGERVPVGVVDFKTGLPDDPDDLQARIETVDRQLRLYAIAVRRALNLDPRRAVAHFMSPDRQHVRQEIDITEPRLEDIRQQVRDAVIQIKAGNFPRRPCARDRCPTCDFQRICPGRERGPHA, translated from the coding sequence ATGCCAATTACCTACACCCCCGAGCAACTCAACGCCATCGGCCACCGGGGCGGCAATTTGCTCATAATTGCTTGTGCTGGATCCGGCAAAACAGAAGTGATTTCCCGTCGTATTGCTCAACTCGTCCAAGAGGGAGCAGACCGTCGCTCGATCGTGGCGTTTACTTTCACTGAGAAAGCCGCCGCAGCGCTCAAAGCTCGAATTCGAAAGCACCTTGAGGAGCTACTTCCCGCTGACCCTTCGCTCGGTGACATGTACGTCGGCACTATTCACAGTTTCTGCTTGCAGGTCCTGAAAGAGCTGGACCCTAGTTACAGAAATTTCGAAGTCATTGATGAAGTTCGCCAAGCGGCACTCATTTGTACGCACTTCAACGACGCCAATGGTCGCGGCCTCGGCTTGGACCACCTGCGGCACCTCGTTCGAACCAACGGCTTCTTCGACACAATTCGAGCGTTTACACGGTCGTTGACCGCAATCCACCTCGAATCCATTGATATCCGCCATTTGGGGGACGCGCATCTCCGGGAAGCCGTCGAGCGCTACAACAACCTTACGCGGCAGCGGCCGAACTACTACTTAGATTTCGACGGGATTATCGATGAAGCTGTCCGCAAACTCCGGACGGACCCTGAAGCGCTTCGCACAGCGAACAACAGATTCAAGCACGTTGTCGTCGATGAGTACCAAGACATTGACCCTAGGCAGGAAGAGCTGATTACCCTGCTGTCTCGACGTGCCGATTCGCTCTGCGTGGTTGGTGACGACGACCAATCCATTTACGGGTGGCGCGGTGCCGATATCACCAACATTCTGAATTTCCATCGGAGACATGCCCCGGTCCGTCGCATTCAGCTGGTCGACAACTTTCGGTCAACCCACGCAGTTGTCGAGGTCGCGAACGCTGCCGTGCGGCGGTTGGGAACCCGGCTCGATAAGGCGATGGTAGCCCGACACTGGGAACGGCAAGGGCAGGACGACATCCTAGTGGAAACAATGGCAGAACACGGCGACGTGCATCGGCAGACCTTTGCAACCGAAGCCGAAGAGGCGGGGTACGTAGCAGATCGCATCCTCGCACATCGCGGCTCCGCCCTTGGTTCCGGCGAGCACGCCCGGGGCCTTGATTGGGGAGACATGGCAATTCTCCTCCGGAGTGTCCGAACGTCTGCGCACACCTTTGTTGAAGAGTTGAGTCGCCGCCGAATTCCACATGTGGTGAAGGGGACAGCGGGACTGTTTGACCACCGTGAGGTCCAGTTGGTCCAGGCCGTCTTCTGTTTCCTTGCTGGAATGGATTTTTCCCGGCGGAGCGACGGAAACTTCGTCCAGCTGGATGAACGACAAACAAGAGAGTTCATCCGAACGACACTCGAGGCCATGCGGGACGAGGGCGACGCACCTAACTCGGATTCCGCCCGCTTTCTTGAGTGGCTCGCTGCCCGGCGCAGGTTGTTACAACAAGCCGCGCTTCCGCGAGACCGCCGGCCGGCACGTGTTGCTCGCCGAATATATCCACAAACCATCTTCCACGAAATGTTGGAGGCGCTGGGGACAAACAGGGGGCCCACCGCGTGGCCGGATCAGATTTTGTTCAATCTTGGAAGATTTAGCAATCTGTTGACGCAGTACGAAGCAGTCCACCAATGGGTTACGCCAGGACTTCTATTCGGCTTGAACATTTTCTTGAATGGATGGGCATCTGGGACCGCCGACGAAGGAGGTCAAGACGATCCAACAGTGGTCAATGCGATACAGATTCTGACCATCCACGCCGCCAAGGGACTTGAATGGCCGGTTGTGTTCATACCCAGCGTTTGCTCCCGGAGATTTCCGAGTTCGATGCGGACTCGCGGCACGGAGGTCCTCCTTAACCCCGCCGAATACAATGCGCAACGCTACATTGGGGGCGACGATGGTGAGAGGCGCTTGTGGTATGTCGCTTTGACGAGGTGCCAAAAGTTTCTCCACGTCACATCCGTGGATCGCCGAAACTGCCGGCCTACGGAATTTCACCGAGAAATTCGCCACGATTACGTGAGAGACGACGGCGTTGATCCTTCTGCCCCGCGACCTGTTCTTCCGCCCCGCCGACCCATCGAAACGGAATATCTGCCGACGAGCTACTCCGACCTGAACTATTTCTGGGAATGCCCCTTCGACTATCGGTTGCGTAAGTTAATGGGCTTTGGTCCGACAATCGGACAAGAGTTCGGTTACGGCGAGCAGATTCACAATTTGTTGGCTGCTATTCATGAACGCGCGCGTACTGGGCCTGTGACGCGCGAGTGGGTTGAACAGTTGGTAGATACGCGCTTTAACTTGCGCTATACGAGAGATGAGCCTCTGGATCGCATGCGCGACGCCGCGAAGCGAACCCTCGTCGGTTACGTAACGCAATTTCCGGACGTGGCGAACCTTGTCTTTGAAGCTGAAAAGCCATTCGAATTCATGCTAGAAGATGCTCTGGTGACCGGCACAATCGACTTGCTCGAACGAGTCGAGGGTGCTGCAGGCGAACGCGTACCGGTCGGCGTCGTGGATTTCAAGACAGGTCTACCTGACGATCCCGACGACCTCCAAGCTCGTATTGAAACCGTTGATCGCCAGCTTCGTTTGTACGCTATTGCCGTTCGGAGGGCTCTCAATTTAGACCCAAGACGAGCCGTTGCACACTTCATGTCCCCGGATCGGCAGCATGTACGCCAAGAAATTGATATAACCGAGCCGCGACTGGAAGACATCCGCCAGCAAGTGCGAGATGCAGTTATACAGATCAAGGCTGGAAATTTTCCCCGCAGACCTTGTGCTCGGGATCGATGCCCGACCTGCGATTTCCAGCGCATCTGTCCTGGGCGAGAACGAGGCCCTCATGCCTGA
- a CDS encoding very short patch repair endonuclease, with protein sequence MPDNLTKAQRSHCMSRVRTAETDIENAVASVVRGLKLRFRRNDSRLPGKPDIVVPAHRLAIFVDGDFWHGYRFPQWCHKVSPFWRTKIARNRRRDQRNFAKLRRLGWRPVRIWQHDIEAGSETVAKKLRVRLYSTT encoded by the coding sequence ATGCCTGACAACCTCACCAAAGCCCAGCGCAGCCACTGCATGTCACGGGTCCGCACGGCAGAAACTGACATCGAGAACGCCGTCGCTTCGGTTGTTCGAGGGCTGAAACTGCGGTTCCGCCGGAACGACAGTCGCCTTCCAGGAAAGCCCGACATCGTTGTCCCTGCTCATAGGCTTGCGATTTTTGTCGACGGCGATTTTTGGCATGGCTACCGGTTTCCGCAATGGTGTCACAAGGTTTCGCCCTTCTGGAGAACGAAAATAGCCCGCAACCGCAGGCGCGACCAGCGGAATTTTGCGAAGTTGCGACGGTTAGGCTGGCGTCCCGTCCGGATTTGGCAGCACGACATCGAAGCGGGGTCGGAAACTGTAGCGAAGAAACTTCGTGTCAGGCTGTATTCCACCACTTGA
- a CDS encoding helix-turn-helix domain-containing protein, giving the protein MNIRQASQYLGVSPDTLYKYVYEEKIPAFKLGNRWKFKKTILDQWMERKSTLGEGRGKKKPKAARAAAGH; this is encoded by the coding sequence ATGAATATTCGGCAAGCTTCGCAGTATTTGGGCGTGAGTCCGGACACGCTTTACAAGTACGTGTACGAGGAAAAGATTCCTGCCTTCAAGCTGGGGAACCGTTGGAAATTCAAGAAGACCATCCTGGACCAGTGGATGGAGCGGAAAAGCACGCTCGGCGAAGGCCGAGGCAAGAAGAAACCCAAGGCCGCGCGGGCAGCCGCGGGTCACTAA
- a CDS encoding pilus assembly protein PilM, producing the protein MGLFGGAKTIVGLDIGSSSIKAVELKRAKGEIQVVHVGFEPLGSDIVVDSMIVDSGSVSSAISKIFNDNKITSKAVATSVSGHSVIVKKIAMQSMSDQELAESINTEAAQHIPFDIADVNIDYQILSEDTTGPQMDVLLVAVKKDKILNYTNVLSLAGKTPAIVDIDAFALQNCYEFNYDPAPGSTVALLNIGASVMNINIVKGTMPLFTRDVSVGGNQYTDSLQKELDLSFDDAENLKLGQKVGTVSEDAKMPILQQVTEIIVLEIQKTFDFFRATASGEHIERIFLAGGSSVVPGLMEALRQEFSLPVEILNPFQKINPGGASELIEKNAGQLAVAVGLALRSFETL; encoded by the coding sequence ATGGGTCTATTCGGTGGAGCGAAAACGATCGTGGGCCTGGACATCGGCTCGAGCAGCATCAAGGCAGTCGAGCTGAAGAGGGCCAAAGGGGAGATCCAGGTGGTGCACGTGGGCTTCGAGCCGCTGGGGTCCGACATCGTGGTGGACTCGATGATCGTGGACTCGGGCAGCGTGTCCAGCGCCATCTCCAAGATCTTCAACGACAACAAGATCACCTCTAAGGCGGTGGCCACCTCGGTGAGCGGCCACTCGGTGATCGTGAAGAAGATCGCCATGCAGTCAATGTCGGACCAGGAGCTGGCCGAGAGCATCAACACGGAAGCGGCGCAGCACATCCCCTTCGACATCGCCGACGTGAACATCGACTACCAGATCCTGAGCGAGGACACGACCGGCCCGCAGATGGACGTGCTGCTGGTGGCGGTGAAGAAAGACAAGATCCTGAACTACACGAACGTGCTGTCGCTGGCGGGGAAGACCCCAGCCATCGTGGACATCGACGCGTTCGCCTTGCAGAACTGCTACGAGTTCAACTATGACCCGGCGCCCGGCTCGACCGTGGCCCTGCTCAACATCGGCGCCAGCGTCATGAACATCAACATCGTGAAGGGCACGATGCCGCTGTTCACCCGCGACGTCTCGGTGGGCGGCAACCAGTACACCGATTCGCTGCAGAAGGAACTCGACCTCAGCTTCGACGACGCCGAGAACCTGAAGCTCGGCCAGAAGGTCGGTACCGTCAGCGAAGACGCCAAGATGCCCATCCTGCAACAGGTGACCGAGATCATCGTGCTGGAGATCCAGAAGACCTTCGACTTCTTCCGCGCGACGGCGAGCGGAGAGCACATTGAGCGGATCTTCCTGGCGGGCGGGTCCTCGGTGGTGCCGGGGCTGATGGAGGCCCTGCGCCAGGAGTTCTCCTTGCCGGTGGAGATCCTCAATCCCTTCCAGAAGATCAACCCTGGCGGGGCATCGGAATTGATCGAGAAAAACGCGGGACAACTCGCGGTGGCAGTGGGATTGGCCCTCAGGAGCTTTGAAACCCTATGA
- a CDS encoding PilN domain-containing protein, which yields MIRINLLGVPKPKKGKRAAVPTMAGEGPNPLLVGVVLLLIAAVAMGGWWWKLDNDAKAIAKRMEEANRKYQALQVTKTRYEDRQRQAEAYQRRIKVIDDLRAAQAGPVELLTMIGDTVNATDGVWLDKMIDSGTSIDIQGTALSVHGVANLIENLQKSGKFKSVEIKETYQDSQAKDMQAFLFTLSCEKKS from the coding sequence ATGATCCGCATAAACCTGCTCGGAGTACCGAAGCCGAAAAAGGGCAAGCGTGCGGCCGTTCCGACCATGGCCGGCGAAGGGCCGAATCCGTTGTTGGTCGGCGTGGTGTTACTGCTGATAGCGGCGGTGGCCATGGGCGGCTGGTGGTGGAAACTGGATAACGACGCCAAAGCCATCGCCAAGCGGATGGAAGAGGCCAACCGCAAGTACCAGGCGCTGCAAGTGACCAAGACGAGGTACGAGGACCGGCAGAGGCAGGCCGAAGCGTACCAGCGCCGGATCAAGGTGATCGACGACCTGCGCGCAGCCCAGGCGGGTCCGGTCGAACTGCTGACCATGATCGGCGATACGGTCAACGCCACCGATGGCGTGTGGTTGGACAAGATGATCGATTCGGGCACCAGCATCGACATCCAGGGCACGGCCTTGAGCGTCCACGGGGTGGCCAATCTGATAGAGAACCTGCAGAAGTCGGGCAAGTTCAAGTCGGTGGAGATCAAGGAAACCTACCAGGACAGCCAGGCCAAGGACATGCAGGCGTTCCTATTCACGCTCAGCTGCGAGAAAAAATCGTAA
- a CDS encoding type 4a pilus biogenesis protein PilO yields MGIIFGVVVALCAVFYFLVLKDQMAKNEKDLKTAQDKEAEVKKLEPYQAKLEDLNRQIASLQLQLEIQKKIVPDEKEADKFLKMVQDTAAAAGIEIRRYAQESGNTKEFYTEVPFSLDLDGPYYSLLNFFERVGKLERIINIGNLKLSTVKKPADAGVKGQYAYAPSESVVATCKAVTFFSHEGPPPAPAKPGAPAKR; encoded by the coding sequence ATGGGGATCATCTTCGGCGTGGTGGTAGCGCTCTGCGCGGTCTTCTATTTCCTGGTCCTGAAGGACCAGATGGCAAAGAACGAGAAGGACCTGAAGACGGCCCAGGACAAAGAAGCCGAGGTCAAGAAGCTGGAGCCCTACCAGGCAAAACTGGAGGATCTGAACCGGCAGATCGCGAGCCTGCAACTGCAGCTTGAGATCCAGAAGAAGATCGTGCCCGACGAGAAGGAAGCGGACAAGTTCTTGAAGATGGTGCAGGACACAGCCGCGGCGGCGGGCATCGAGATCCGTCGCTACGCGCAGGAGAGCGGCAACACCAAGGAGTTCTACACCGAAGTGCCGTTTAGCCTCGATCTGGACGGCCCGTACTACTCGTTGCTGAATTTCTTCGAGCGGGTAGGCAAGTTGGAACGCATCATCAACATCGGCAACCTGAAGCTGAGCACGGTGAAGAAGCCGGCCGACGCGGGCGTGAAGGGACAGTACGCATACGCACCGAGTGAGAGCGTGGTAGCAACCTGCAAGGCGGTCACGTTCTTCAGCCATGAGGGTCCACCGCCCGCTCCGGCCAAGCCCGGTGCGCCGGCCAAGAGGTAG